In a genomic window of Holophagales bacterium:
- the hypB gene encoding hydrogenase nickel incorporation protein HypB, whose translation MPEVDVKQKVLAANQAAAAALRESFRDQRTLVVNLISSPGSGKTTLLEATVARLSGKLKMGGLDGDIATERDADRLRKAGIPARQILTGGACHLDARQVDAALGEEGEKLRGLDILFIENVGNLICPTSYDLGEDFKIVLLSTAEGDDKPFKYPAIFSRAKVTVLTKVDLLPYVDFDVAAVKRQVATLNPGARLLEVSARKGDGMDDWCALLEGALASKRAS comes from the coding sequence ATGCCCGAAGTCGACGTCAAGCAGAAGGTCCTCGCGGCCAACCAGGCGGCTGCGGCGGCGCTCCGCGAGTCGTTCCGCGACCAGCGGACGCTCGTCGTGAACCTCATCTCCTCGCCCGGATCCGGGAAGACGACTCTCCTCGAGGCGACGGTGGCGCGGCTCTCCGGGAAGCTGAAGATGGGCGGCCTCGACGGCGACATCGCGACCGAGCGGGACGCCGACCGACTGCGGAAGGCCGGAATCCCGGCGCGGCAGATCCTGACAGGTGGCGCCTGCCATCTCGACGCACGGCAGGTCGACGCGGCGCTCGGGGAGGAAGGGGAGAAGCTCCGCGGTCTCGACATTCTGTTCATCGAGAACGTCGGGAACCTCATCTGTCCGACCTCCTACGACCTCGGGGAGGACTTCAAGATCGTCCTCCTCTCGACGGCGGAGGGGGACGACAAGCCGTTCAAGTACCCGGCAATCTTCTCGAGAGCGAAGGTGACGGTCCTGACGAAGGTCGATCTCCTTCCGTACGTCGATTTCGACGTCGCGGCCGTGAAGCGGCAGGTCGCGACACTGAACCCCGGCGCGCGGCTGCTCGAGGTCTCGGCGCGCAAGGGAGACGGCATGGACGACTGGTGCGCCCTGCTCGAGGGCGCGCTGGCGAGCAAGAGGGCGTCGTGA
- a CDS encoding pyridoxal-phosphate dependent enzyme: protein MTDFTFLCNECGTRYPEDRALYVCTSCARLQAPGGFTRGVLRVELAERELPRRWPDAPLASPVGLSPFLPVRGPSSFFSFAAGGTPLLPVPRLREALGMPRLWLKDDTRNPSGSTKDRASHLVVAKAIEYGYETVAAASTGNAATALSAAGAAAGIKTVVFVPASAPPAKLVQMASYGATLVPVAGTYDQAFELSLAACARFGWYNRNTALNPFTVEGKKTAALEIARDLAPEAPDAVVVPTGDGVIIAGIAKGFADLVRCGLLPRVPRLVAVQPERSGAIARALRSGAAEITPEPDAGSVADSLTVSAPRNAVMALKDIRASGGSGILVSEEAILDAIPRLAIATAVFAEPAAAIALAGLEIAVAEGSFPGRARRPPRHGDGTEDVPSAARRVTVPVPVAPTLEAVEALLAG from the coding sequence GTGACCGACTTCACATTCCTCTGCAACGAATGCGGCACCCGGTACCCCGAGGATCGCGCCCTCTACGTCTGTACCTCCTGCGCCCGTCTCCAGGCGCCGGGAGGGTTCACTCGGGGCGTCCTCAGGGTCGAGCTGGCGGAGAGGGAGCTCCCGCGCCGCTGGCCGGACGCCCCGCTCGCTTCGCCGGTTGGCCTCTCGCCCTTTCTCCCGGTACGGGGGCCCTCCTCGTTCTTCTCCTTCGCCGCCGGAGGAACGCCGCTCCTTCCGGTGCCGCGCCTGCGAGAGGCGCTCGGCATGCCGCGCCTTTGGCTGAAGGACGACACCCGGAACCCCTCGGGCTCCACGAAAGACCGTGCCTCGCACCTGGTCGTCGCCAAGGCGATCGAGTACGGGTACGAGACGGTCGCCGCGGCCTCGACCGGAAACGCCGCGACGGCGCTCTCGGCAGCTGGCGCGGCCGCGGGGATCAAGACGGTCGTCTTCGTCCCGGCCTCGGCTCCTCCGGCCAAGCTGGTCCAGATGGCGAGCTACGGGGCGACGCTCGTCCCGGTCGCTGGGACGTACGACCAGGCTTTCGAGCTTTCGCTCGCGGCCTGTGCGCGCTTCGGCTGGTACAACCGGAATACCGCTCTCAACCCCTTCACGGTCGAGGGGAAGAAGACGGCCGCGCTCGAGATCGCGCGGGACCTCGCGCCCGAGGCGCCGGACGCCGTCGTCGTCCCGACGGGGGACGGCGTGATCATCGCGGGGATCGCGAAGGGTTTCGCCGATCTCGTCCGCTGCGGTCTCCTGCCGCGCGTGCCCCGCCTCGTCGCCGTCCAGCCGGAGCGGTCGGGAGCCATCGCGCGTGCCCTCCGCTCGGGCGCGGCGGAGATCACGCCCGAGCCGGACGCGGGGAGCGTCGCCGACAGCCTCACGGTGTCGGCCCCCCGCAACGCGGTGATGGCGCTGAAGGACATCCGCGCCTCGGGCGGCAGCGGCATCCTCGTCTCCGAGGAGGCCATCCTCGACGCGATCCCGCGCCTCGCGATCGCGACGGCTGTCTTCGCCGAGCCCGCGGCGGCGATCGCACTCGCCGGGCTCGAGATCGCGGTCGCCGAGGGCTCGTTTCCCGGTCGAGCGCGTCGTCCTCCTCGTCACGGGGACGGGACTGAGGACGTTCCCTCGGCGGCGCGCCGAGTGACCGTGCCGGTGCCGGTGGCCCCGACGCTCGAGGCGGTGGAGGCTCTCCTCGCCGGGTGA
- a CDS encoding 3-aminobutyryl-CoA ammonia lyase, with protein MKVVIRLRMSSHDAHYGGNLVDGARMLGLFGDVATELLIRLDGDEGLFRAYDSVDFLAPVYAGDYIEAEGVITAVGNTSRKMAFEARKVVRSAPEINDSAAEVLDPPVVVCRATGTCVTPKDRQRKS; from the coding sequence CTGAAGGTCGTCATCCGTCTGCGCATGTCGAGCCACGACGCGCACTACGGCGGGAATCTCGTCGACGGGGCGCGGATGCTCGGCCTCTTCGGCGACGTGGCGACCGAGCTGCTGATCCGCCTCGACGGCGACGAGGGGCTCTTCCGCGCCTACGACTCGGTCGACTTCCTCGCGCCCGTCTACGCCGGCGACTACATCGAGGCCGAGGGCGTGATCACGGCCGTCGGAAACACGAGCCGGAAGATGGCGTTCGAGGCGCGCAAGGTCGTCCGCTCGGCGCCGGAGATCAACGACTCCGCCGCCGAGGTTCTCGACCCGCCGGTCGTGGTCTGCCGCGCGACGGGGACCTGCGTGACGCCGAAGGACAGGCAGCGGAAGAGCTGA
- the feoB gene encoding ferrous iron transport protein B — protein sequence MTLTSIAPATTTDSAAKPRRLRVALAGNPNCGKTSLFNALTGARQHVANYPGVTVEKRTGAFEIDGEMADVVDLPGTYSLSAFSPEERVAEDELASGPDVVVVVADSMQLQRNLVLLAQVLLAGANPVLCLNMADEARAAGQKLDVPMMEKLLGIPVVETVASRGQGLPELLDALRRAAEAPLTGHRVVLGEQLDGALGAIAARLPLGPRSGLSREWTALRLLLDDDAVASRLAAVPTGETAVAEARRQRTRLESETGRAISVFVAERTFGFVDGLLRETRTPPPRIDTRVLSDRLDDVIAHRYLGLPIFGAVLYGIFWLTFTVGEAPMGWIEAGVGSLGELVTGFWPAGSESLLRSLLVDGIIAGVGGVLVFLPNILLLFLGLALLEDSGYMARAAFLTDRAMHRFGLHGKSFLPMMTGFGCSVPGILATRTLENERDRLTTMLVLPLMSCGARLPIWMLLVPAFFPPAWRAPALWLIYAAGVALALGLALLLRRTLLKGEDAPFVMELPPYRMPTFRSVVLKMLDRARLYLSKAGTVILGISILLWAATSFPKPSSYLIDGRVAAGEAVAATDVAAARAAEELEFSVAGRAGRFLEPAFAPLGFDWKMVTAMIGAFAAKEVFVAQMGIVYSIADPEEGAEGLRARLARDYSPLVGVSLILFLLISAPCMATIAVTKRESGRWRWALLQLFGLTAIAWLVSFLVYQGGRLVA from the coding sequence ATGACTCTAACGTCGATAGCGCCCGCAACGACAACCGACTCCGCGGCGAAACCCCGGCGCCTCCGAGTCGCCCTCGCGGGGAACCCCAACTGCGGGAAGACCTCCCTCTTCAACGCCCTCACCGGCGCCCGGCAGCACGTCGCGAACTACCCCGGCGTGACCGTCGAGAAGCGGACCGGGGCGTTCGAGATCGACGGAGAGATGGCAGACGTCGTCGACCTCCCCGGGACGTACAGCCTGAGCGCCTTTTCTCCCGAGGAGCGCGTCGCCGAGGACGAGCTCGCGAGCGGCCCCGACGTCGTCGTCGTCGTCGCCGACTCGATGCAGCTCCAGAGGAACCTCGTCCTCCTCGCGCAGGTCCTCCTCGCCGGAGCGAACCCGGTCCTCTGCCTGAACATGGCCGACGAAGCGCGCGCGGCGGGCCAGAAGCTCGACGTCCCGATGATGGAGAAGCTCCTCGGGATCCCAGTCGTCGAGACGGTGGCGAGCCGCGGCCAGGGTCTCCCGGAGCTCCTCGACGCCCTCCGCCGCGCGGCCGAGGCCCCTCTCACCGGGCACCGCGTCGTACTCGGCGAACAGCTGGACGGCGCGCTCGGTGCCATCGCGGCCCGGCTTCCGCTGGGACCGCGTTCCGGGCTCAGCCGCGAGTGGACAGCCCTGCGACTCCTCCTCGACGACGACGCCGTCGCCAGCCGGCTCGCGGCAGTTCCTACGGGCGAGACCGCCGTCGCCGAGGCCCGCCGCCAGCGGACTCGCCTCGAATCCGAGACCGGCAGGGCGATCTCGGTCTTCGTGGCGGAGAGGACGTTCGGCTTCGTCGACGGCCTGCTGCGGGAAACCCGGACGCCGCCGCCGCGGATCGACACTCGCGTCCTCTCCGACCGGCTCGACGACGTGATCGCCCACCGGTACCTCGGCCTGCCGATCTTCGGCGCCGTCCTCTACGGGATCTTCTGGCTCACCTTCACCGTCGGCGAGGCTCCGATGGGATGGATCGAGGCGGGCGTCGGGTCGCTCGGGGAGCTCGTGACGGGCTTCTGGCCAGCGGGCTCGGAGTCGCTTCTGAGGTCGCTCCTCGTCGACGGAATCATCGCCGGGGTCGGAGGCGTCCTCGTCTTCCTCCCGAACATCCTCCTTCTCTTCCTCGGCCTCGCCCTCCTCGAGGACTCCGGGTACATGGCCCGCGCCGCCTTCCTGACCGACCGGGCGATGCACCGCTTCGGCCTTCACGGCAAGAGCTTCCTCCCGATGATGACCGGCTTCGGCTGCTCGGTCCCCGGGATCCTCGCGACACGGACCCTCGAGAACGAGCGCGACCGGCTGACGACGATGCTCGTCCTGCCGCTCATGTCGTGCGGGGCGCGCCTGCCGATCTGGATGCTCCTCGTCCCCGCGTTCTTCCCGCCCGCCTGGCGGGCGCCCGCGCTCTGGCTCATCTACGCGGCGGGCGTCGCCCTCGCGCTCGGCCTCGCGCTCCTCCTCCGCCGGACGCTCCTGAAGGGCGAGGACGCGCCGTTCGTCATGGAGCTGCCCCCGTATCGCATGCCCACGTTCCGGAGCGTCGTCCTCAAGATGCTCGACCGCGCCCGCCTCTACCTGAGCAAGGCGGGAACGGTGATCCTCGGGATCTCGATCCTCCTCTGGGCCGCGACGTCGTTCCCGAAACCGTCGTCGTACCTCATCGACGGGCGCGTCGCCGCCGGCGAGGCCGTCGCAGCGACCGACGTCGCCGCCGCGCGCGCTGCCGAAGAGCTCGAGTTCTCCGTCGCGGGCCGGGCCGGACGGTTCCTGGAGCCGGCGTTCGCTCCTCTCGGCTTCGACTGGAAGATGGTGACGGCCATGATCGGCGCCTTCGCGGCGAAGGAGGTCTTCGTCGCGCAGATGGGGATCGTCTACTCCATCGCCGACCCGGAGGAGGGCGCGGAAGGGCTCCGCGCCCGCCTCGCCCGCGACTACTCACCTCTCGTCGGCGTCAGCCTGATTCTCTTCCTCCTCATCTCCGCCCCCTGCATGGCGACGATCGCCGTGACGAAGCGCGAGTCGGGCCGCTGGCGCTGGGCGCTCCTGCAGCTCTTCGGCCTGACGGCCATCGCCTGGCTCGTCTCGTTCCTCGTCTACCAGGGCGGCCGGCTCGTCGCCTGA
- a CDS encoding FeoB-associated Cys-rich membrane protein, with product MDTLITIAIVAAAAAWAGLRAWRRATAKAASCAGSCAGCAGSRDLRPAASSCPEGSDAAIPRAGAATGIPLPSRSERRG from the coding sequence TTGGACACGCTCATCACGATCGCCATCGTTGCCGCCGCCGCCGCCTGGGCGGGCCTGCGGGCCTGGCGCCGCGCAACCGCGAAGGCGGCCTCCTGCGCGGGAAGCTGTGCCGGCTGCGCCGGGAGCCGCGACCTTCGTCCGGCGGCCTCTTCCTGTCCGGAGGGCTCGGACGCGGCCATCCCGCGGGCCGGAGCCGCCACCGGGATCCCTCTCCCTTCCCGCTCCGAGAGGAGAGGCTGA
- a CDS encoding histidine kinase, which produces MAEKPSAPNPTEAFPARTGLLFLAVTVAGLLSAGIVVTADLAEGHRADVAKAVVTELTGAWTILLALLPAIPFMRRRPVEGARWPARLLLHAGLSLAVGAAHTLLMWGVRSAVFPLLGWGPYDYGDMRFRFPMEYLKQAAVYVLVYGLVRFVAWLRRSRESELRASELSRQLTEARLAALKRQLAPHFLFNALNTVSAFVREDPARAEAMIGHLSAFLRETLRHADAVEVPLGRELEFLSSWLAIMKARFEDRLDVAVDVPPEALGVLVPHLVLQPLVENAVRHGAGLGPMRVRVRAERCGERLRLVVSDSGPGLDGSPADALARGTGLSNTVQRLRALHADDQRLDLSAGPDGGLVVTVEVPWREAA; this is translated from the coding sequence ATGGCCGAGAAGCCTTCCGCGCCTAACCCCACAGAGGCCTTCCCCGCCAGGACCGGTCTCCTCTTCCTCGCCGTGACCGTCGCCGGGCTCCTGAGCGCGGGAATCGTCGTCACGGCGGATCTCGCCGAGGGCCACCGCGCCGACGTCGCGAAGGCGGTGGTGACCGAGCTGACGGGCGCCTGGACGATCCTCCTCGCCCTCCTCCCGGCGATCCCCTTCATGAGGCGCCGGCCCGTCGAGGGCGCCCGGTGGCCGGCGCGGCTCCTCCTGCACGCGGGGCTCTCCCTCGCCGTCGGGGCCGCGCATACGCTCCTTATGTGGGGGGTCCGGAGCGCGGTCTTCCCCCTTCTCGGCTGGGGCCCGTACGACTACGGGGACATGCGCTTCCGCTTCCCCATGGAGTACCTGAAGCAGGCCGCCGTCTACGTCCTCGTCTACGGGCTCGTCCGCTTCGTCGCCTGGCTCAGGCGGAGCCGCGAGTCGGAGCTGCGCGCCTCGGAGCTCTCGCGCCAGCTGACCGAGGCTCGGCTTGCCGCATTGAAGCGGCAGCTCGCGCCCCACTTCCTCTTCAACGCGCTCAACACCGTTTCGGCGTTCGTCCGCGAGGACCCCGCGCGGGCGGAAGCGATGATCGGCCACCTGAGCGCCTTCCTCCGAGAGACCCTCCGCCACGCCGACGCCGTCGAGGTCCCCCTCGGCAGGGAGCTGGAGTTCCTCTCGTCGTGGCTCGCGATCATGAAGGCCCGCTTCGAGGACCGCCTCGACGTGGCGGTCGACGTCCCGCCCGAGGCGCTCGGCGTCCTCGTCCCGCACCTCGTCCTCCAGCCGCTCGTCGAGAATGCCGTACGGCACGGCGCGGGCCTCGGGCCGATGCGCGTCCGCGTGAGGGCCGAGAGGTGCGGCGAGCGCCTCCGGCTCGTCGTCTCCGACTCGGGGCCGGGCCTCGACGGCTCGCCCGCCGACGCCCTGGCGCGCGGGACCGGCCTCTCGAACACCGTGCAGCGCCTGCGCGCCCTTCACGCCGACGACCAGCGGCTCGACCTCTCGGCCGGCCCCGACGGCGGCCTTGTCGTCACGGTCGAGGTGCCGTGGAGGGAGGCGGCGTGA
- a CDS encoding metal-dependent transcriptional regulator, producing the protein MSEPLEDYLETIYLLVQEHGFARVKDIAKARDVKAATVSIALRKLAEAELVNYVRREYIGLTEKGEEAARRVLTRHRLLTRFFEEVLGMSAHAASEQACAMEHVLTDEAMDRMVRFFEFLGTCPSVVKAFGQCPAGARPGDEHPCGTSSPDCARCSLNLQESSMSIASMKPGQSAIVTQITATGALRQRLLDMGILPETPIDVERSGPGGHPLWIRCQGARLALRRAEASSILVRRPA; encoded by the coding sequence ATGAGCGAGCCCCTCGAGGACTACCTCGAGACCATCTACCTCCTCGTCCAGGAGCACGGCTTCGCCCGGGTGAAGGACATCGCGAAAGCCCGCGACGTCAAGGCCGCGACCGTCTCGATCGCGCTGCGAAAGCTCGCCGAGGCCGAGCTCGTGAACTACGTCCGACGCGAGTACATCGGCCTGACGGAGAAGGGCGAGGAGGCCGCGCGCCGCGTACTGACCCGGCACCGCCTCCTGACGCGTTTCTTCGAGGAGGTCCTCGGCATGTCGGCACACGCCGCGAGCGAGCAGGCGTGCGCCATGGAGCACGTCCTCACCGACGAGGCGATGGACCGGATGGTCCGCTTCTTCGAGTTCCTCGGGACCTGCCCTTCGGTCGTGAAGGCCTTCGGGCAGTGCCCGGCAGGGGCCCGTCCCGGCGACGAGCACCCCTGCGGCACCTCCTCCCCCGACTGCGCCCGTTGCAGCCTCAACCTCCAGGAGAGCTCCATGAGCATCGCCAGCATGAAGCCCGGGCAGAGCGCGATCGTCACCCAGATCACGGCGACGGGCGCCCTGCGCCAGCGGCTCCTCGACATGGGGATCCTCCCCGAGACTCCGATCGACGTCGAGCGTTCTGGCCCCGGCGGCCACCCGCTCTGGATCCGCTGCCAGGGCGCACGGCTCGCCCTCCGGCGCGCCGAGGCGTCGAGCATCCTCGTCCGTCGGCCCGCCTGA